DNA from Mustela nigripes isolate SB6536 chromosome 14, MUSNIG.SB6536, whole genome shotgun sequence:
AGCCAGGTTGATCCGAAGAAGTGATTGTGTGATTGTAGCCTCACTCCAAATGATCTACCAAAGGGTGATTTCCAGTCTCCTACTGAGGTTTGGTAAGACTCCGTTTCTTCTCcggctttctttctctcctctcctttttctggTGTTGTGGAGCCTCAGCAGCTGAGCCGGTTGGTCCTGACCAAATGATTCCTGGAAGCAATAGGAAGCATGATTTCAGCATCCTCCAGGGCGACAGAAGGGCGTTTTTGGCAAAGAAGCAACTGTGCCCGGAAGAGCAAGTCGCTGCAGCTTTGGAGAGAGGCTCAGGGATAGCCTGGGTGGTGTCTGCAGCTGGAGAGATGAGAAGGACAAGGAAGGAGCCTCAGGGCTGTGTGCGTGGTAGGAAAAGGGAGGCTGGCAAAGGATTGCAATGAAATGTCTTTCCctctcgaatagccaaagggatattgaaaaagaaagccaacgttggtggcatcacaattccggacttcaagctctattacaaagctgtcatcatcaagacagcatggtactggcacaaaaacagacacatagatcaatggaacagaatagagagcccagaaatagaccctcaactctacagtcaactaatcttcgacaaagcaggaaagaatgtccaatggaaaaaagacagcctcttcaataaatggtgctgggaaaactggacagccacatgcagaaaaatgaaattggaccatttccttacaccacacacaaaaatagactcaaaatggatgtaggacctcaatgtgcgaaaggaatccatcaaaatccttgaggagaacacaggcagcaacctcttcgacctcagctgcagcaacatcttcctaggaacaatgccaaaggcaagggaagcaagggcaaaaatgaactattgggatttcatcaagatcaaaagcttttgcacagcaaaggaaacagttaacaaaatcaaaagacaactgacagaatgggagaagatatttgcaaatgacatatcagataaaggactagtgtccagaatctataaagaacttagcaaactcaacacccaaagaataaataatccaatcaagaaatgggcagaggacatgaacagacatttctgcaaagaagacatccagatggccaacagacacatgaaaaagtgctccatatcacttggcatcagggaaatacaaatcaaaaccacaatgaggtatcacctcacaccagtcagaatggctaaaataaacaagtcaggaaatgacagatgctggcgaggatgcggagaaaggggaaccctcctacactgttgatgggaatgcaagctggtgcagccactctggaaaacagcatggaggttcctcaaaatgttgaaaatagaactgccctatgacccagcaattgcactattgggtatttaccctaaagatacaaatgtagtgatccaaagggacacatgcacccgaatgtttatagcagcaatgtccacaatagccaaactatggaaagaacctagatgtccatcaacagatgaatggatcaagaagatgtggtatatatacacaatggaatactatgcagccatcaaaagaaatgaaatcttgccatttgcgacaacatggatggaactagagcgtatcatgcttagcgaaataagtcaagcagagaaagacaagtatcatatgatctccctgatatgaggaagtcgtgatgcaacatgggggcttaagtgggtaggagaagaatcaatgaagcaagatgggattgggagggagacaaaccataagtgactcttaatctcacaaaacaaactgagggttgctggggggagggggtttaggagaagggggtgggattatggacattggggagggtatgtgctttggtgagtgctgtgaagtgtgtaaacccggtgattcacagacctgtacccctggggataaaaatatatgtttataaaaaataaaaaattaaaaaaaaaaagaaatgtctttcccTCTTCAAGTGTCTAGCTGGGTCTGGATCAGGTCTAGATGGGATGGTCGTCTTCTTAGAGGGGCTCTTTGGGCTCTGGACGCCACACTCTGCTCCTCTAGCTTCATGCCTGTAATACCAGGCTAATAATACTCGACATGGATCAGTTTTGCAAAGCCTGGGAAATTCCTGTCTCCCTTCGTCAGTGAGCGACGTTCCTTTCTATCCCTCCGGGGGCCAGGCTCCTTCCCCGCCTCTGAGTTTTTGCACCAGCTGCCACCTgtgtctggaatgttcttccctggTGCTTGGCCTGGTTGGCTCCTCAAGGGTCCAGTTAAAAGTCTTtacctctggggcgcctgggtggctcagtgggttaaagcctctgtcttcggctcaggtcatgatcccagggtcctgtgatcgagccccacattgggctttctgctcaccggggagcctgcttcctcctctctctctgcctgcttctctgcctatttgtgatctgtctgtcaaataaataaaaataaaatctaaaaaaaaaaatgtctttacctCTAAGAAGACTCTGATGCCCCTGTGCTTACCCTAGGCCTCCTggcctcctgatcctttctctgtccctccccgtcTCTGTTTTGTCCCCAGGGGGCTGGCTTCCAGCAGAGGCCAGCCACTGGGGGGCCTGGCAGGAGACTGGGAGGCCCTGGGAGGAGTCAGGgtatctttccctctcccctctgtcccAGGAATCTTCCTAGGTAGGAGCCCTGTGTCTGAGGTTCCAACTTCCACACAAAGACCCTGGTTTGGGGGAGCACCACTTCTTCCTTTGGAGACAACTTCCTGCTAGGATCTGCTTCCATCAGTTtgccctgttgttgttttttttttttccccctggtgaGACCCTAATCAATGTCTCTCCCAAGCTAACTGTACCCCCAAATTCTTGCTGAATTCAAAGGACACAGAGATTTTCTCTTCGAGCTGCCGGGGATCTCAGGATGGACCTGCAGCTCCTAGGACAGTGACCGACACAGGAAATGCTCACTtgattttgaaggaagaaatgaatgatctagggcaggggtgggggtgttgaCCTGCCACTGGGTCATGTGTGTGGGGCGGGCAACGGGAGCCAGTGAGTGCGGGGACACAGGCTTTGAGGCACAGGCCCCGTTCCTGTCCAGACATTTCATGCACACCGAACGCTCTTCTTCTTTAAAACGGGGCCAACTCTGCTTTCCCAAGAGCCGTCTACAAGCCTAAGTGGCACAGATGTGCCCACTGCAGTGCTAGGTACAGGGGAGGGAGTCAGTCAAGGGCAGTCCCTTGGGCTCATGCCCCAGCTTTCCGGCCCCAGAGGGCAGGGGTGGATAGCAAGGCAACCCCTGACACCATCCCCCAGGCCAGGTTCGAGCTGGAGCAGGAACTGGGCCTGGGCATGGCCCCCTCGCACATCATCTACACCAACCCTGCCTCCCACATCCCGTACGCTGCCTGCCATGGGGTGTGGCTCCTGACCTTCAACAGCGAAGAGGAGCTGATCAAGGTGGCCCGGCACCTACCCGAGGCCAGGGGGAACCAGCAGGGCAGTGCTGGCAGGtggaaaatggggggggggtgcacgaAGGACAGCAAGCCTAGGGCCCCGGCCTGTGGAGCTGGGCCTCTGCAACCAGAAGAAGGCAGTCCTATGGGGTGACCCAGGAGAGGCTCAAGCAGCAAAATACAAGCATTTGGGTCAGTGGGCCACTGCCTCCCTGATGCACCTGCGAGCCGAAGAAACATTGCTTATATCTGCATAGACAGTGGGCAGACCTGGCATTAGGAGATCTAGGGTCAGGCGACctcacagaaaaagcatttgcatTGGAGTCCGGGAGACCAGCACGATCAGTGCTTGTGTTTCAGATTCATGGGCACATGCTGTGTGCTCTTGGGAACGTTGTTTAACATCTCTGATCCTATAACATGGCGCCCtacactttttataattttattatgataattatatatattatatataaaattatataatgataattatatttataaatgcatcactttctcatttttgttgtCTGGGCAGAAGTCTCTAAGGGGTGAGTGTTTTCATTCCTTGGGACTCAGTCCAGAACTAGGCAGGGGCCAGTGGGAAGGTAGAGAGAAATTGGGGGTAGGGTGAGGGTGGTGGGGCAGGTGAAGCATCCAGATCTCGGGGCTCACGTGTCTGAGAACCCCTGGCATCTTTCCCACCCTCTCCCAGGCTGGTCCTCCAGCTGTGGACCCAGGACAGCAAGAGCATGTTCCCCCCGAGCGCCTAGTTCAGGAACACTCTGGAGGTATGGGAACATCTGCTCAAGTtggccagggccctggggtcagcTGTGACTGGAGCCAGGTGAGAGGGCTGGTTTTCCCGGCCCGGGAAGCAGGGGTCCTGGGGTTCACGGCCAATCTCTAGTCTTTGCCCTCTGGTCAGCCGTGGCCTCTCTGGGGCTCAAGATGCTTCATCTGTCCCCAGTAAAGAAGCTGGTTGTTATCTGGGACTAGGGCAGGGCAAGCAAGGCAACCGCCTTGGGTGAAAAATGTAAGGTGATGCAAAAAAACCTTAGTACTCTAGATAGATAACAtcgtcatatttttaaaaatcaaaattaatgcaaaaaatccATGATgaggaaaatatcaaaattttaaataaagacaggattGGAATTCCTGACTTTCCCTTTTGCCTCGGGGTGCACTCACTGTTACCaattttgcctttatttaaaattaaaaattttactcaTTGGAGATGTTTTTGCAtcaattttccttcttaaaaatatcGCATTAAATGCTATTTATCTTGATGGCTCAGTATTTTGGCATGTCCCCTATTGGTTCCTCAGCCATCTTGTCTGCgggagtggtggggggggggggggcctgggatTTGGGGTTCTGATCACAAGCCCTCTaaggagggaaaggggaaccctgcaAGGTGGGGGCACTGGGAGGCAGCAGCGGAGAGAAGTGACGGCCTCACGACCATGAGCCCCCCAACTGGAAGCCAGTCACAGGCGATGTATGTGTCTCCGGGGACACCCACGCGTATATCCAGGGGTGCGTCTCTGTGCGGGCGCCGCAGTCACATGTCCCTCTGTGTGTATCTGTGCTGGTCTCCACCTTTTACCCATGTTGGCGTTTTATAATGCCCCCGGTCTTACTGACCCTTACGTACCGGTGTGCGTTTCTCCACAGGTCACGTGACCTGCGTCCAGCCCCCACGTGGTTTCTGAAGGGCCAGATGGCGGGCACCTTCACCCAGGCCCCGGCTTACTGCCGGCGCCTATTCGAGATGGAAGGGGCCTTCAGGCATGATATGATCCTCCTGGACATCCAAGGGGCTTCCCCCAAGAGGAAGGCTGCAAGCCCAAGTTTgaggaggtcagagaggaagaggagatggaGCCTGGGCTGGGGTCGGTCGGGGCATTGTGCGCCTTTGCTTGCCGGTAGGGGGAGCTGTTGTAACGTGCATGAATCACGTGCATCCCTGTGCATCCCAGCCGTAGCGGGGACCTGCCTTTGTTGAGAGGTCTTTGTCTGACTCTGTGCACTTGGCCCGCATGCACATGTGAGCACTGTGAGCCTCTGGCCCCCTGTCTGTCTTTAGACATGTTACTTGCTGTCCCTGGTTAAGTTCTAGTCACGTAGAAGTTCACTCTGCCCCCGATCCAGGGAACATCCCATCTTTGCCGAACATGTGTTGATTTCAGTGATTCCGAATTCAGACACCTCCGACTTCACACCAAATTCAGGTGTGACAACCTGTACACTTGCTGTGTGTTTTGGGCAAGTgactgcccctctctgggccacaATTTCTGTTTCCTCCCTAGTAAAGTGGGGATGATAACACCTCCCCACAGTGCTATTCTGAGAAGGAAGGGCGATGGTGCAAGTAAAGCCCCCCTCATAGGGGCTGGTCATATCAGGGTCTGGGTCTGTCCCTGCAGATGGCAAGTGTGATCAGTGCTGTCATGGACCAGGACTTCCCCATGGGGAGTGGAGTCAAGATCACTGCAGAGCTGGGACACTTCGATGTGGAGTCTGTCTGCATGGCTGCTGTGAACATCATTGCCAAGAAGACTGTGCTGGAGTCTGGTGGGTGGgccagccctggggtggggagggcactgTGCAGACATCCGGAGGAAGAGGATGAACAGAGAGTCTGGGCTCCACCCCCGGTACCTAATTAGCAATTAGCAAGAGACAAACTGTGAATGGGGTATAAGAACAAACCTGTTAGCATCACTGTTGTGTCATTCTCAAGTAGACTGGGAGGGAGAGAACCAAGACAAAGTCTTTACCCTTCCTGAGCAGCCCATGTATTTAAATCGCATTTGTGGAGGAAAAGTCACAGAATACAGCTCATGAGGCCACAGACACTACTGTGCTGCCAACAAGCATTTGAAATTCTTCCAGCAAGTGCTTTCTGACAGGTGCagattcttaaaaggaaaaattcacgGAGTCCACTGAGTGCAAATTCTTACAACAAATTCTTACAACAAATATAGGAAGGCaatattgttgttgttgtggcCTGAAGGTTAAGGGTGACATGGAGGGTGATAGGAAACCTTTTGACAATTGAGGTTCGCCATGATGGGAGAATTAATTAATTGTTATTTTGCAGCAGGAGCGGGGTGGGGTGGCTGTTCTCACGTGAACTACGCAGAAACTCAATTTCATGACGAAATGGAGAATGCGGATAGATTGCCCCACTCTATTCTGTGGGTTCGAGATAACtgacacataaatatttataaatcctgTTAATCTCCCCCCTTATCCTTGTGGCAGACGCTGGCCCACAGCTTTTAATCCCAAAGGCGCTTGTGTCGACTGGTTTCATTTCCCCACAAAGTGTGTTagttaaagaatattttgataCGCAGCACAGGATTTTTAGCCTTCGGTTAACAGAAGTCCAAGTTATAAGTATTTGgggcttattatttttatttccacaatAATAAGAGCTGCTAATAATTATCTATTCTGTGTGAAATACCTATTTTGTCTCATTTCAGCTCGACAATCCTGGGGGATAGTTTTGGTCATTCCCATGTTACAGGTGGAAatactgaggctcagggagaggaTATATTTGTCCACATGGCACGGCTAGTTGGGGTGCAGTGGGCTCCCCCATCTGTGTGGCTGAAACGTTCGTGCCCTTGCTGAACTCTCAGCCTCCAGGATGTCGTGGTGAAGTGGCTTAGGACACCTGGGTCTGGGGTTGCCGGAGTCAGGATCAATAATGGcagctgggagagagaggaggagatgcGGTGACTGACACCAGGGAGAAGATGGTGGGGAGAAGacccagaggagggaaaaaacaatATTCAGAAAGATCTGAGCATCTAAGTGGTCCCTGGAATGCCTGTGTGTAATCCTGAGTTTAGATTCAAGAAAGCaatattctgggggtgcctgggtggctcagttggttaagcagctgcctgcagctcgggtcatgatcccagggttctgcgatcgagacccacatcggtcatccctgctcagcaaagagcctgcttctccctctccctctgtctgctgctctgcctacttgttctctctctctctgttaaataaataaataaaatctttaagaagaagaggaggagggggaggagggggaagagggggaggagaaggagaagaagaaagcaataTTCTGCGGACTAAGTGACTGTGAAGAATCTGGCCTGGTCGTAGGACACGGGCACCATCCTGAAGGGAAAAGTTTTTACTTACAGTTCTCTAGAAACAGGGGACCTGGGGTGCTgcgcagggatgggggagggggaaagcacagggtggaggcaggggcagaagaAAGGGGGGAGCAAAAAACCAGAGTGGGAGGCTCCAGTGTGGTTTTCAAGGCGGGAGGAGGCGAGGCAGGTAAGGCagctgggcagaggggagagcaggaACCCAGAAGACAGACCCCAACCTGGCACGGGGTCAAGAAGACtcctggagcagagagcaggagtTCTCCTGCACCGGGCCCTGGATTGGAGCCGCTTCTGAGGGTTCTGTGCTGGGGTGTGGATCATCAGTGCTGACACTGGCCATGTGCCCCTCAGGGCTGCCCTTTCTCTGCTCCCAGGAGGCCACCAGAAGCTGGTGTACTACCTCAATGACGGTCACATGGCATCTTCCGCATCTTCCTCAGGGATGCTGTCCCCAGGATGCCCATTGTGGTGAAGGTAAGGgggccctgtgtggctcaggtacTCCTGGTCTCTGAGGCCACTGTGTGCAGCCCCCAGTCCTGAGAGGCAGGGATCGTCATggccaggtggggaggggaaggagctcAGAAGGGTGCCATGGTACGTGCGTGTCCAGGGACATGCACACAGGTGTCTGTGTGCACCTGCACCTGCacttcgggggggggggtggtgtgctGCCGATATACACCTGtgtgggtggggtgtgtgtgtgcagactCGTGGGTCTGTAGGTGTGCGTGCGCATCTGTTTGactctgtgtgtgtttccatGTGCATCTCTGCATGCATGCGTTTTGTTTCCAGAATCCTTGACTGCTGGCGGTGCAGGAGACTTAGGGAGGAGAGATTCTCAAACGTGGCTGCACATTAGATCACCCGGGGAGCTTTAAGAGACACTAATGCCCAGGCAGTCCCCCAGACAGCTGAAATCAGAATCCCACGGGGAGTTGAAAGCCTGGCATCTGTCCTTTGTGGAAACTGCCTAGGTGATTCCAATGGGCCACCTAGTGTGAGGTCAGTATGTTGAGTTATGGGTGAATAAAATCTTCCTGTTGTGTAGGAGAAAGATGAGATCCCATCTGTGCCTGCTCCTCTGAATGGACAGGGCGGGGCTGTGTCACTAGACTATTAACCCCATGAGGGCAGGGTTGagaacggtgcctggcacatagggaCCCCTCCCTCATTGGTTGCGGTGGGGTGGCTGATAAGTGTCCCTGCAGGAGGGAGCCCGCTGGGGTCTTGCAGGCATGCCTGGCCAGCTGGGAAGTGGCTCTCCCTTCTCTGAATCCCTGCTCTTTGCTCCCGGAGGAGTTCTGCTCAGAGCCGCCCCTCTTCCCCTGTACCCTCTACGGGGTCACGTGTGATGCCTTTGATGAACTCTTCCCAGGGGAGCTGCGGATGCCTGGGCTGGATGTGGGTGACAGGCTCGTCTTCCCCTCCACGGGCGCTTCTGCCTCCACCATGAGCTCCACTTTCAACAGCCTCCTGCCCACCACCGTCTGCTGTGCCCTGGAAGCCGAGCTCAGGTGTCCGGATGGAGAGAATAGGGGCGGGGCACTGAGGGGATCACATCAGGATCTGTGTTTGGCAAGGAGAATATGGCTAAGTTCTGTGGTCCCAGACCCAAGAAATACCCTCCTCCCCCAAAGGCCCCCAGCAAAGCCCAAAGTGCCCACTATAGCTGCTCCCCTGGGGTTAGCGCACAGTAGCCGCCACCCCCCCGGGTAGCTCTGCAACTCTGAGCTGTGCACGCCCTTGGGGGCAGAACCAGGCAGCCCCTTGGCCCCAGCTGACCCTCGGTCCCTCGGCCAGGCCCCCACTTGGCTCTGTTCGTGACTGCTGCCCAGTTTCCTTCTCAGATGTCCATCCCTTCCCTACCAGCTTCAGCGTTCCTCAAAGGCTCGGCCCCAGAGTTGCCTCTCTGTCCAAGCTAGGGCTCAGCCtccgggtggggagggggctctaGAACCTTCCTTCACTGGCACATCCCTTCCACAGGAGCCTGCTGGGGACAGCACCTTAGGTTGGCAGGTGGACTCGTAAGTGCTCCAGACACCTTGGTAAGCCACGTGGGGAAtcgtggcggggtgggggtgggggacgcaAGGGTTCAGGTGCTTCTGAGTGTGATGAGACAACTTACAAGGTTCAGAACTGGTTTTCTCCTCAGATGGGCCTGACTGAAGTCAATGTTAGCAACTTGAACAGCCGCCTCCATGCTCCCTGCTCCTTACCCCACAGGCCCCTAGACAGGGAGGGCTGACAACCCTGTGCCCTGACAGCaagtagccccccccccccgaagacCATGTCCTGGACGTGAGGCGACCTGTGCCAATGCAGGAAGGTCTGCGTGAGCTACGGCCCCCGTGCTCATGGTGAGAACACTGGGTCAGACAGGCCTGGAGTGAGTCCAGGCTCCAGCACATACCAGCAGGGGtgtcagtgcctcagtttcccctcggATCATAGTACCCCCCTCACAGGGTTGTTGAGAGGAGTATGTCCAATAATGCAAACCCTCATGCAAGGTCAGTTCGTGTCCGGggccctgcctctggctgccGCTGGTCCCAGGCTGGCCCACTCAGAGCTCGGCCCCCCACACCGCCCCAGAGTCTGGGGGTCCTCAGGAAGCAGGCATAGCCTCTGACCACACAGCTAATGGGCCAGCACTGTAGGGCGCAGACCTGGCCATGACTAGAAGCCCCCAGGCTGGGAGGTTGGAAGGACGATGTGTGA
Protein-coding regions in this window:
- the LOC132002031 gene encoding LOW QUALITY PROTEIN: antizyme inhibitor 2-like (The sequence of the model RefSeq protein was modified relative to this genomic sequence to represent the inferred CDS: inserted 2 bases in 2 codons) codes for the protein MNPEVSQRAGVDSKATPDTIPQARFELEQELGLGMAPSHIIYTNPASHIPYAACHGVWLLTFNSEEELIKVARHLPEARGNQQGSAGRSRDLRPAPTWFLKGQMAGTFTQAPAYCRRLFEMEGAFRHDMILLDIXRGFPQEEGCKPKFEEMASVISAVMDQDFPMGSGVKITAELGHFDVESVCMAAVNIIAKKTVLESGGHQKLVYYLNDGHXGIFRIFLRDAVPRMPIVVKEFCSEPPLFPCTLYGVTCDAFDELFPGELRMPGLDVGDRLVFPSTGASASTMSSTFNSLLPTTVCCALEAELRPLDREG